The Amycolatopsis nigrescens CSC17Ta-90 genomic interval TCCTGCCTCAGGGCGTGCAGCGCCGAGAGCGGCCCGCCGATCTGCATCAGGCGGCCGCCATCGCGCAGCGTCCCGGCGTCGACCGGCGCGAATCCGATGCCGTCGGCGACGGTGTGGAAATCCGCCTTGGCGGCCTCGTCGTCACCGGCGTAGAACAGCAGCTGCCGCCCTTCCGTGTGCCGGGGATCGGCGGCGATGTACTGGGCGTAGAGGGTGTTGAAGGCCTTGACCACGCGCGCGCCCGGCGCACGATCGGCTACGAACTCACTCGCCGTCTCCACCCCGAGATCGGCGACGGTCGGCAGCATCGACTCCAGGTTGTTGGTGGTGTCGACCAGGATGCGGCCGTCCCATTCGGGCAGCCCGGCCAGCGCGTCACCGACCTGCGACCACATCACGGTGAGGAAGACCATGTCGGCGGCGGCCGCTTCGTCGGCCGTGCCCGCGCTCGCGAGCGGCCCCAGCCGGGTCACGACGTTGAGCAGCGTGTCCGGGCCGCGGCTGTTGCTGAGCGTCACCTTGTGGCCGGCCGTCACGAGGTGGCCGGCGATGGCCTGCGCGACCGTCCCGGCGCCGATGGTTCCGAAGTTCATGACCGTCCCTTCAGTCTTCGATGACGTCCGCCATCATAATTTATGATTGTAGACGTCATCATTAACTGTCAAGCCTGGACTCCTCCGTGCACTCTCGTTTTGATGATGAGTATCATCGGGGGACGAGTTTGCCGGGAAGGTGGTCGACGTGCCCCGCATCACGCAAGAGCAGAAGCGGCTCAACCACGAGAAGATCGTCAACGCGGCCGGTGCGGGATTCCGGCTGCGCGGCATCGACGGCATCGGCATCGAGGAGCTGATGAAGTCGGCGGGCATGACGCACGGCGGGTTTTACAACCACTTCGCCTCGAAGGACGACCTCGCTCTCGAAGTCCTCCACCAGGGCTTCGCCGACTCGCTCGAGGCGCTCGACGCCATCCGCGAAGCGCATCCCCGCTCGGCGCGCGCGGCCCTGCACGACATGGTCGACGGGTACGTCAACGCCGAGCACCGCGACCACCCCGAGATCGGCTGCGCCTCGGCCGCCCTCGTATCCGACGCCGGCCGCCACGGCGCCGCCGCCCAGGCCGCATACCGGCGCGGGCTTGACGGCTACTTCGCCACCATCACCGACATGCTGCTCGACCGCGCACGCCAGTCCGGCACCGAACTCACTCCCGCCGAAGCCCGCGAGCGCGCGGTGGCGCTGTTCAGCCAGATGGTCGGCGCGCTGATCCTCTCCCGGGCGATCGCGGACGCCGCCCCGGACCTGTCAGACGAGGTGCTGGCGGCCAATCGGCGGCGGCTCAAGAAGCTGTGACCGCCGTCGTTCCGGCCGCCCCCGGCGGAGCGAGTCCGGCGTCGAGCACGGCCCGGTTCGTCGCAGCCGTGCCAAGTCGTTCGACGTTGAGGTGCCCGTAACCGAGGAGCGCGGTGAGGTGGCGGCGGGCCTGTTGGTTGTCGAGCCCGAGTTCTCGCCGGAGTCGGCTCTCCTCATCGGGGACCGTATCCGCGCGGCTAACCGACTGCACGACCGGCTGTTGGCTACCAGTCCGGCACTGGAAGGCACGGCGAACCTGGGCAACCGGGGTCCGCTCGTCCTGTTGGCCGGCCTCCAGACACCGACCGCGCTACGTCAGGCCGGCATCGAGCAC includes:
- a CDS encoding NADPH-dependent F420 reductase, with the translated sequence MNFGTIGAGTVAQAIAGHLVTAGHKVTLSNSRGPDTLLNVVTRLGPLASAGTADEAAAADMVFLTVMWSQVGDALAGLPEWDGRILVDTTNNLESMLPTVADLGVETASEFVADRAPGARVVKAFNTLYAQYIAADPRHTEGRQLLFYAGDDEAAKADFHTVADGIGFAPVDAGTLRDGGRLMQIGGPLSALHALRQE
- a CDS encoding TetR/AcrR family transcriptional regulator encodes the protein MPRITQEQKRLNHEKIVNAAGAGFRLRGIDGIGIEELMKSAGMTHGGFYNHFASKDDLALEVLHQGFADSLEALDAIREAHPRSARAALHDMVDGYVNAEHRDHPEIGCASAALVSDAGRHGAAAQAAYRRGLDGYFATITDMLLDRARQSGTELTPAEARERAVALFSQMVGALILSRAIADAAPDLSDEVLAANRRRLKKL